Proteins found in one Candidatus Manganitrophaceae bacterium genomic segment:
- a CDS encoding DUF169 domain-containing protein, protein MPSYVSLSQTLISLLGLDRPPVGVAPVESAPQGVPVFRGVSPSACSFWRQAEKELFAASAAEHMNCPIGAMVMGFELTPQAERGLNQALTMMCQVGYVKPEEASQIPSLARQGKMMLYGPLSNFPIAPEVVVLWLQPSQAMLLREATGDAEWKSDVSSKIFGRPACAALAVASQGAAVSLSFGCSGMRTFTGVEPSYMLAALSGRQLDLLEPGLQRMHQANCDMQAFYNQQKNAFPFKKG, encoded by the coding sequence ATGCCAAGCTATGTTTCGTTGTCTCAGACGTTGATCTCTCTTCTGGGGTTGGATCGGCCGCCGGTAGGGGTGGCGCCGGTGGAAAGCGCTCCGCAGGGGGTGCCGGTTTTTAGAGGGGTCTCCCCCTCGGCGTGTAGTTTTTGGCGACAGGCGGAGAAGGAGCTCTTTGCCGCGTCTGCCGCCGAGCATATGAATTGTCCGATCGGGGCGATGGTGATGGGGTTTGAGCTGACGCCGCAGGCGGAGCGAGGGCTGAACCAGGCGCTGACGATGATGTGTCAGGTCGGGTATGTAAAGCCGGAAGAGGCATCGCAGATTCCGAGCCTCGCACGTCAGGGGAAGATGATGCTCTATGGTCCGCTCTCCAATTTTCCGATTGCGCCGGAAGTGGTGGTGCTCTGGCTGCAGCCGTCGCAGGCGATGTTGCTGCGGGAGGCGACGGGGGATGCGGAGTGGAAGAGCGATGTCTCCTCCAAAATTTTCGGGCGCCCGGCCTGTGCCGCATTGGCGGTCGCCTCACAGGGGGCGGCGGTCTCTCTCTCCTTCGGTTGCAGTGGAATGCGGACCTTTACCGGCGTAGAGCCCTCATATATGCTGGCGGCGCTCTCGGGCCGGCAGCTCGATCTTCTGGAGCCGGGATTGCAGAGAATGCACCAGGCCAATTGCGACATGCAAGCCTTCTACAACCAGCAGAAGAATGCATTTCCATTTAAAAAGGGATAG